GCGGTCGAGCGCAAGGCTTCGTCCAGCTCTACCCCTTCCACTCGTCCCTGGCACTGCGCCCGGCCTGGCTGCTCAGCGATCTGTACGTCGAGGAGCACGCGCGCCGTGCCGGTGTTGGCGAAGCGCTGATGAATGCTGCTCGTGCCCATGCCGAAGCGCATGGCGCCTGTGGCCTGCAACTGGAAACGGCCAAGACCAACCTTGCCGGGCAGCGCCTGTACGAGCGCCTGGGTTACATTCGGGACG
The genomic region above belongs to Pseudomonas sp. GOM7 and contains:
- a CDS encoding GNAT family N-acetyltransferase, with the translated sequence MLVTAATPSDLSDLVPLFAAYLRFYEVPRGAEDIHAFLGARLAQGDAQLLIARDEGGRAQGFVQLYPFHSSLALRPAWLLSDLYVEEHARRAGVGEALMNAARAHAEAHGACGLQLETAKTNLAGQRLYERLGYIRDEQFFTYWLALGDQSTGTQ